The following are encoded together in the Pedobacter steynii genome:
- a CDS encoding MauE/DoxX family redox-associated membrane protein: MYTIIALFIALWIYAAVPKLRNITYFKEVLKSQAIPKWSVPWLSWMLPLVELGTVVLLIVPETRLIGMYLSLAMMSVFTVYVSGIIFQVYDIYPCPCGGVFRRMGWKKHLRVNLLLTLIALVGVVLLQMR; encoded by the coding sequence ATGTATACAATTATTGCTTTATTCATTGCATTATGGATATATGCAGCAGTACCGAAGTTACGCAACATCACTTATTTCAAAGAGGTTTTGAAAAGCCAGGCCATTCCAAAATGGAGCGTTCCATGGCTAAGCTGGATGTTACCCCTTGTGGAATTAGGAACAGTGGTTTTATTGATTGTTCCGGAAACGAGATTGATAGGGATGTATTTGTCTTTGGCTATGATGAGCGTTTTTACAGTGTATGTAAGCGGAATTATCTTCCAGGTTTATGACATCTATCCTTGTCCATGTGGTGGCGTGTTTAGAAGAATGGGATGGAAAAAACATTTAAGGGTAAATCTGTTGCTGACTTTGATTGCCTTAGTTGGGGTGGTGTTGCTGCAGATGAGGTAA
- a CDS encoding M16 family metallopeptidase yields the protein MNKKTSYINLIILFTLVSTYYTAIAQSIPLEPRLRTGKLSNGLTYYLLHNDKPKGRADFYLVQKVGSVLEEENQRGLAHFLEHMAFNGTKHFPGKTLISELEKKGIRFGSNINASTGYDETIYRLTDIPINTQGIVDTALLVLYDWSGFIDNNDKDIDEERGIVREEWRTRSTGSIRVLENGIFPIIYAISPYANRIPIGTMEVVNNFKVQQLKEYYYKWYRPDLQAVIVVGDIDVQQIEIKLKKLFNTIPKHKNPSIRPEFNIPDNKTPIVAIATDPELADININVYWKLQNDPIGHKSTPDYYKIKMINKGIGNILMNRFSQLSSEAKSTYMGVNAIVDDFFVASGRQALSVSGMPRNKDSTAVALKGLLTEVERVKRFGFTEQELKIYKDNTLRLLEGEYNGRSKRENFEYVLKCIANFTKNEPFANADWEYQQGKELIASLKLQELNTMVQSLLGDTNMVITITGPQQQKVLPDKQGVLTIWETIKHLELQPYVAKSIRKIDPLPSIEVKGGKVVKTEQEPFGFVQWTLSNGAKVQFKKTDEKDGDLYIWGYSPGGLSVLNTSDLPSGLAMNSIINLGGLTDPERKASLTFKVDSYNETLGGKTSNLKNPEVFFKLLYLKMTRIEEQTEVFEKYIESKRNELSKLLSNPKTIYMDTLNSIMNDHHPRALISLNEVKTLDKVDYDKIIRIYKERFGNAADFTFFITGNVKIDSIKLMVEKYIGSLPTLNIQEKMIDHYASPPKRNFKKHFKTLMKIPQSTVTIGYTGKMVMNVENQMMMEYLRGVLKLVYTEKMREKEGSTYGVGVYADIYNFPVGNFIFQIVFDTDPSKKEKLLQIVYDEIHEIITHGPAIENLTKVKQNLLEIYKQDSSQQKNAYYWIDKAWMLNVYGLDGGLDYEKMVLSVTPKNVQKFAKHIFNPENAIEIIMDPE from the coding sequence ATGAATAAGAAAACCAGTTACATCAATTTAATCATTTTATTTACTCTTGTAAGTACCTATTATACCGCAATAGCCCAGTCTATTCCTTTGGAGCCTAGACTCCGTACTGGAAAATTAAGTAATGGATTAACCTATTACCTACTGCATAATGATAAGCCAAAAGGACGCGCAGACTTTTATCTTGTACAAAAAGTTGGATCAGTATTGGAAGAAGAAAACCAACGTGGATTAGCTCATTTCTTGGAGCACATGGCCTTTAATGGTACAAAACACTTTCCCGGGAAAACACTGATCAGCGAATTGGAGAAAAAAGGAATCAGGTTTGGCAGTAATATCAATGCAAGCACGGGATATGATGAGACTATATATCGTTTAACCGACATTCCGATAAATACCCAAGGTATTGTAGACACTGCTCTCCTGGTATTGTATGACTGGTCAGGGTTTATTGACAATAATGATAAGGATATTGATGAAGAAAGAGGAATTGTCAGGGAAGAATGGAGAACTCGGTCTACAGGAAGTATAAGAGTGTTGGAAAATGGAATTTTTCCTATAATTTATGCCATCTCGCCCTATGCTAACCGCATTCCTATTGGGACAATGGAGGTAGTGAATAATTTTAAGGTACAGCAGCTGAAGGAATATTACTATAAATGGTACAGGCCAGACTTACAGGCTGTTATTGTTGTCGGGGATATTGATGTTCAGCAGATAGAAATAAAGCTTAAAAAGCTGTTTAACACTATCCCTAAGCATAAAAATCCTTCAATACGTCCTGAATTCAATATACCTGACAATAAAACTCCCATTGTAGCTATTGCCACAGATCCGGAATTGGCTGACATTAACATAAATGTTTATTGGAAGCTGCAGAATGATCCAATAGGCCATAAATCAACACCGGATTATTATAAAATAAAAATGATAAATAAAGGAATTGGAAATATATTGATGAACCGCTTTTCACAGCTTAGTAGCGAAGCGAAATCAACTTATATGGGTGTAAATGCTATTGTTGATGATTTTTTTGTAGCATCAGGAAGACAGGCGCTGTCCGTCAGTGGTATGCCCCGGAATAAAGATAGTACGGCTGTTGCACTTAAGGGGTTGTTGACTGAAGTTGAAAGGGTCAAACGTTTTGGATTTACAGAACAAGAATTGAAAATTTATAAAGACAATACATTACGTTTGCTTGAAGGGGAATATAATGGGCGAAGTAAAAGAGAGAATTTTGAGTATGTACTCAAATGCATAGCTAATTTTACCAAGAATGAGCCTTTTGCCAATGCTGACTGGGAATACCAACAGGGCAAGGAACTTATTGCATCTTTGAAATTGCAGGAACTAAACACAATGGTTCAAAGTTTATTGGGTGATACTAATATGGTGATTACGATCACTGGACCTCAGCAACAAAAGGTACTTCCTGATAAGCAGGGCGTACTTACAATATGGGAGACCATAAAACACCTGGAATTGCAGCCCTATGTCGCAAAAAGTATAAGAAAAATTGACCCATTGCCTTCAATAGAAGTGAAAGGCGGAAAAGTAGTTAAAACAGAACAAGAACCTTTTGGATTTGTCCAATGGACATTATCTAATGGAGCAAAAGTACAGTTTAAAAAAACTGATGAAAAAGATGGGGACCTTTATATCTGGGGATATAGCCCTGGAGGCTTGTCTGTATTAAATACATCAGATTTACCTTCTGGATTGGCTATGAATTCCATTATTAACCTGGGAGGATTGACTGATCCCGAGAGGAAGGCCTCGCTAACTTTCAAAGTAGATAGTTATAACGAAACGCTTGGAGGAAAGACCAGTAACTTGAAAAATCCGGAAGTTTTTTTCAAGTTGTTGTATTTGAAAATGACTCGTATTGAAGAGCAAACTGAGGTCTTTGAAAAATATATAGAGTCAAAAAGGAATGAACTGTCCAAGCTTTTATCAAATCCTAAGACTATTTATATGGATACTTTAAATTCCATTATGAATGATCATCATCCACGTGCACTTATTTCACTGAATGAAGTTAAAACACTTGATAAAGTGGATTATGATAAGATCATTAGGATTTATAAAGAACGCTTTGGCAATGCGGCTGATTTTACATTTTTTATAACAGGAAATGTGAAAATAGATAGTATTAAATTGATGGTAGAAAAGTATATAGGATCGCTTCCAACATTGAACATACAAGAGAAGATGATTGATCACTATGCTTCCCCCCCTAAAAGAAACTTTAAAAAACATTTTAAAACCCTGATGAAAATACCGCAATCTACAGTTACTATAGGTTATACTGGTAAAATGGTCATGAACGTGGAAAACCAGATGATGATGGAATACTTACGTGGGGTGTTGAAGCTTGTTTATACTGAAAAGATGAGAGAAAAGGAAGGAAGCACATATGGAGTGGGTGTATACGCAGATATCTATAATTTTCCTGTAGGTAATTTCATTTTTCAAATTGTTTTTGATACTGACCCATCAAAGAAAGAAAAGTTGCTGCAGATTGTATATGATGAAATTCATGAAATCATAACGCATGGGCCAGCCATAGAAAACTTAACAAAAGTAAAACAGAATTTATTAGAAATTTATAAACAGGATTCCTCTCAGCAAAAAAATGCTTATTATTGGATTGATAAGGCCTGGATGTTAAATGTCTATGGATTAGATGGTGGGTTAGACTATGAAAAAATGGTATTATCTGTTACTCCTAAAAATGTACAGAAATTTGCCAAACACATTTTTAATCCGGAAAATGCTATTGAGATAATTATGGATCCAGAATAA
- a CDS encoding RagB/SusD family nutrient uptake outer membrane protein, whose protein sequence is MKSIYRIFIVMILFSLNSCQKYLDLKPDKKQVIPASLRDCQSLLNNVTLLSNTYPLGIEVSSDDYILTFPVWNSINQNDKEAYVWQTDANINVSNWFSPYSTILVTNQILETLGEITPTQSEQLQWNKLKGAALLLRALNFYCLAQIFAKPYDPATSGQDLGIPLKLTSSISEESNRGTVQQTYSRIVQDLTEAVALLPEGQPIDRVTRSIAMPVKAAGFAALARIYLTMGDYPNAFKNADASLKQYNVLMEFKNLDFTLDNPISPYNQEVIYNLIGSGNVPIFSGGVPETLYKSYAEGDLRRDIFYKNNGDGTYNFKGAYYTGSIFNGLATDELYLIRAECSARAGNIADAMKDVNDLLRTRWAVNSVTGKTMYVDQIAANASVALDIVIAERRKELPYRGLRWTDLRRLNKEGHFAVTLTRTLNSQIYTLPPKDPRYTLLIPREVLERVNLPQNPR, encoded by the coding sequence ATGAAATCTATTTATCGAATATTTATAGTGATGATCTTGTTTAGCTTAAACTCATGTCAGAAATATCTTGACCTGAAACCAGATAAAAAACAAGTAATTCCTGCTAGTCTTAGGGATTGTCAATCGTTGTTAAATAATGTTACTTTGTTAAGTAATACTTATCCGCTAGGTATTGAGGTGTCTTCTGATGACTATATTTTAACATTTCCAGTCTGGAACTCCATCAACCAGAATGATAAAGAAGCATATGTCTGGCAAACGGACGCCAATATAAATGTCAGTAATTGGTTTAGCCCTTATAGTACCATTCTTGTTACGAATCAAATTCTTGAAACATTAGGTGAAATTACGCCAACACAGAGTGAACAACTACAATGGAATAAATTAAAGGGGGCTGCATTGCTTTTGAGGGCTTTGAATTTTTACTGCCTGGCACAGATATTTGCAAAGCCTTATGATCCGGCCACCTCGGGACAGGATTTAGGGATTCCGTTAAAGTTAACGTCCAGCATCAGTGAAGAATCAAACCGTGGTACGGTTCAGCAAACTTATTCAAGGATTGTTCAGGACCTGACTGAAGCGGTGGCGCTTTTGCCAGAAGGACAGCCTATAGACCGTGTAACAAGGTCAATTGCCATGCCTGTAAAGGCTGCAGGGTTTGCAGCATTGGCAAGGATATATTTAACGATGGGAGATTATCCAAACGCCTTTAAAAATGCAGATGCAAGTTTAAAGCAGTATAACGTATTGATGGAATTCAAAAATCTGGATTTCACACTTGATAATCCGATTTCACCCTACAATCAGGAAGTGATTTATAATCTTATTGGTTCAGGAAATGTACCCATTTTTAGTGGGGGAGTTCCTGAAACATTATATAAGTCGTATGCCGAAGGAGATTTAAGGCGGGATATCTTTTATAAAAATAACGGAGATGGAACTTATAATTTTAAAGGTGCTTATTATACAGGTTCTATCTTTAATGGTCTGGCAACAGATGAGTTGTACTTGATCAGAGCTGAATGTTCGGCAAGAGCAGGGAATATAGCAGACGCAATGAAGGATGTTAATGACTTGTTAAGAACCCGCTGGGCTGTTAATTCAGTAACAGGTAAAACAATGTATGTAGACCAGATTGCTGCTAATGCATCCGTAGCACTGGATATTGTAATTGCGGAGCGTAGGAAAGAACTTCCTTATCGTGGTCTTAGGTGGACAGACCTGCGCAGACTTAATAAGGAAGGCCATTTTGCAGTTACACTTACGCGCACATTAAACTCGCAAATTTATACACTTCCTCCTAAGGATCCACGTTATACTTTATTAATTCCCCGCGAGGTATTGGAGCGGGTAAATCTTCCACAGAATCCCCGCTAA
- a CDS encoding TlpA family protein disulfide reductase gives MKITSFILLLLIVLSLSVTAQKNRPVGFHKSLPSKREKIDHLKIGDKVPNVLISKILNDKSASARMFDFADQLLILDFWATTCSSCVEALPHIMELQQEFGNRIKMLPVTHETMDIISKFLVKNRYLRNTKVITVIEDKILSALFKHNAQPHEVWIYKGKVIAITEKDYVTRKNIQLILDGKKNDWPLKDDFLPWVDVKKPLMRPNAKQFLGNPDLKRYAAIFGYRVGPPFSTNGSSYDSVNRLLRTYVVNLPIYNIYLVNWNKIRAATGKSPLFPVPTNIVFEVKDLSRFIKTDGNATNFDIARKTWICYESVTADTGRTVEQRSRDIINDLDYLLGLYGRFEHRKIKCLALIRSDSTEKFRSIAEERDNHLDGSVKTFRKDTFDNLVWEINQHYGNPPFFNETGYTGEVDLDLKFDSWKNIPALRASLQAYGLDLREEERELEVFVLTEKNNK, from the coding sequence ATGAAAATCACATCATTTATCTTGTTATTGCTAATCGTACTGAGTTTAAGTGTTACAGCCCAAAAAAATAGACCTGTTGGTTTTCATAAATCACTACCGTCTAAACGAGAGAAAATTGATCATCTGAAAATAGGAGATAAAGTCCCTAATGTTTTGATTTCTAAGATTCTAAATGATAAAAGTGCTAGTGCCAGAATGTTTGATTTTGCAGACCAGCTGCTCATCCTTGATTTTTGGGCCACTACCTGCAGTTCCTGCGTTGAAGCACTGCCCCATATAATGGAATTGCAACAGGAATTTGGTAACAGAATCAAAATGCTTCCGGTGACGCATGAAACTATGGATATAATCAGTAAGTTTTTAGTTAAAAATCGCTATTTACGAAATACAAAGGTTATAACTGTTATAGAGGATAAGATTCTATCTGCCTTATTTAAACATAATGCACAGCCCCACGAAGTATGGATTTATAAAGGGAAAGTAATAGCTATAACTGAAAAAGATTATGTAACTAGAAAAAATATCCAATTGATATTGGATGGTAAAAAGAACGATTGGCCACTGAAGGATGACTTTTTACCTTGGGTCGACGTAAAAAAGCCACTGATGCGCCCTAACGCTAAGCAGTTTCTGGGGAATCCTGATTTAAAAAGATATGCAGCCATATTTGGCTATCGGGTAGGTCCACCTTTTAGTACAAACGGTAGTTCTTATGACTCGGTGAATCGTCTTTTGAGGACTTACGTGGTTAATCTTCCCATTTATAATATTTACCTAGTAAATTGGAATAAGATCAGAGCAGCTACAGGGAAATCTCCTTTATTTCCGGTACCTACGAATATAGTGTTTGAAGTAAAAGATCTTTCCAGGTTTATAAAAACGGATGGTAATGCTACCAATTTTGATATAGCAAGAAAGACCTGGATCTGTTATGAATCTGTCACTGCTGATACCGGAAGAACTGTTGAGCAGCGTAGTCGTGACATTATTAATGACCTGGATTATTTACTTGGCCTGTATGGCAGGTTTGAACATAGGAAAATTAAATGTTTGGCATTGATTCGCTCAGATTCAACTGAGAAATTCAGATCAATTGCCGAAGAGCGTGATAACCACCTTGATGGTTCTGTTAAAACATTTCGTAAAGACACATTTGACAATCTTGTATGGGAAATTAATCAACATTATGGCAACCCGCCATTTTTTAACGAAACGGGGTATACGGGAGAAGTAGATTTAGATTTAAAATTTGATTCCTGGAAGAACATTCCTGCCTTACGTGCCTCATTGCAAGCCTACGGACTTGACTTAAGAGAAGAAGAAAGAGAACTGGAAGTATTTGTCTTGACGGAAAAGAATAACAAATAA